A section of the Burkholderia mallei ATCC 23344 genome encodes:
- a CDS encoding aldehyde dehydrogenase has protein sequence MQDISMLIGGERRPATGGATFERRNPLDGELATRAPAATAADARAAVDAASAAFAPWAALGPSARRALLLKAAAALEGKRDAFIAAMAAETGASAIWARFNVELAANGLVEAAALTTQIGGELIPSDVPGSLAMGVRQPAGVVLGIAPWNAPVILGVRALALPLACGNTVVFKGSELCPATHGLIADALHEAGLPRGVVNFVTNAPADAGAVVDAMIAHPAVRRVNFTGSTRVGRIIAERCARHLKPAVLELGGKAPFVVLDDADLDAAVAAAAFGAFANSGQICMSTERIIVDERIADAFVAKLADKAASLPLGDPRNGPVVLGSVIDAQTVERCNALIDDALAKGAVLRCGGKADSTLMPATLVDRVTPAMRLYAEESFGPVKGIVRVAGEEAAIACANDNAFGLSSAVFSRDVARAMRVAARIEAGICHVNGPTVHDEAQMPFGGMKDSGFGHFGGKAGIAEFTDLRWITVQTAPRHYPF, from the coding sequence ATGCAGGACATCTCGATGCTGATCGGCGGCGAGCGTCGCCCGGCCACGGGCGGCGCGACGTTCGAGCGCCGCAATCCGCTCGACGGGGAGCTCGCGACGCGCGCACCCGCCGCGACCGCCGCCGACGCGCGCGCGGCCGTGGACGCCGCATCCGCCGCGTTCGCGCCGTGGGCCGCGCTCGGCCCGAGCGCGCGCCGCGCGCTGCTGCTGAAGGCCGCTGCCGCGCTCGAGGGCAAGCGCGACGCGTTCATCGCCGCGATGGCGGCCGAGACGGGCGCATCGGCGATCTGGGCACGGTTCAACGTCGAGCTCGCCGCGAACGGCCTCGTCGAGGCGGCCGCGCTGACGACGCAGATCGGCGGCGAGCTGATTCCGTCCGACGTGCCGGGCTCGCTCGCGATGGGCGTGCGGCAGCCGGCGGGCGTCGTGCTCGGCATCGCGCCGTGGAACGCACCCGTGATCCTCGGCGTGCGTGCGCTCGCGCTGCCGCTCGCATGCGGCAACACGGTGGTGTTCAAGGGCTCGGAGCTGTGCCCGGCCACGCACGGCCTCATCGCCGACGCGCTGCACGAAGCGGGGCTGCCTCGCGGCGTCGTGAACTTCGTGACGAACGCGCCCGCCGATGCCGGCGCCGTCGTCGACGCGATGATCGCGCACCCGGCCGTGCGCCGCGTGAACTTCACGGGCTCGACGCGGGTGGGCCGGATCATCGCCGAGCGCTGCGCGCGGCATCTGAAGCCCGCCGTGCTCGAGCTCGGCGGCAAGGCGCCGTTCGTCGTGCTCGACGACGCCGATCTCGACGCGGCCGTCGCGGCGGCTGCGTTCGGCGCGTTCGCGAATTCCGGGCAGATCTGCATGTCGACCGAGCGGATCATCGTCGACGAGCGGATCGCCGACGCGTTCGTCGCGAAGCTCGCCGACAAGGCCGCGTCGCTGCCGTTGGGCGATCCGCGCAACGGGCCCGTCGTGCTCGGCTCGGTGATCGACGCGCAGACCGTCGAGCGCTGCAACGCGCTCATCGACGACGCGCTCGCGAAAGGCGCGGTGCTGCGCTGCGGCGGCAAGGCCGACAGCACGCTGATGCCCGCGACGCTCGTCGACCGCGTGACGCCCGCGATGCGCCTCTACGCGGAGGAATCGTTCGGGCCGGTGAAGGGCATCGTGCGCGTCGCGGGCGAGGAGGCGGCGATCGCGTGCGCGAACGACAACGCGTTCGGCCTGTCGTCGGCCGTGTTCAGCCGCGACGTCGCGCGCGCGATGCGCGTTGCCGCGCGGATCGAAGCGGGGATCTGCCACGTGAACGGGCCGACCGTTCACGACGAGGCGCAGATGCCGTTCGGCGGCATGAAGGACAGCGGCTTCGGCCACTTCGGCGGCAAGGCGGGCATCGCCGAGTTCACCGATCTGCGCTGGATCACCGTGCAGACGGCCCCGCGCCACTATCCATTCTGA
- a CDS encoding ketopantoate reductase family protein, which yields MRIAMLGAGAMGSLFGGLLAECGHDVTLVDVNAAHVDAIARDGLRLDIDRGERRVARLAALRPDGVAAHAGMPPDLVIVFTKTLHTRAALAGARALFGPRTHALTLQNGLGNVETLAEYVPLERILVGVTTWPADLAGPAHVRSHGAGWVRLMSADGAMRPIVQASAHALDRAGLNCAIDTGVWATIWEKVGFNAALNTLCALTRGTVDALGAREDGPALALAIVAEVAAVARAKGIGVDERRMRENVLHAIREHRGHRPSMLQDVLAGRRTEIDAINGAVVAAAGELGVAVPHVRTLLQLVRLIDAQGG from the coding sequence TTGAGGATTGCGATGCTCGGCGCGGGCGCGATGGGCTCGCTGTTCGGCGGATTGCTCGCCGAGTGCGGACACGACGTGACGCTCGTCGACGTGAACGCCGCGCATGTCGACGCGATCGCGCGCGACGGATTGCGGCTCGACATCGATCGCGGCGAGCGGCGCGTCGCGCGGCTCGCCGCGCTGCGCCCGGACGGCGTCGCCGCGCACGCGGGCATGCCGCCCGACCTGGTGATCGTGTTCACGAAGACGCTGCACACGCGCGCGGCGCTCGCGGGCGCGCGCGCTCTCTTCGGCCCGCGCACGCACGCGCTGACGCTGCAGAACGGGCTCGGCAATGTCGAGACGCTCGCCGAATACGTGCCGCTCGAGCGGATTCTCGTCGGCGTGACGACGTGGCCCGCCGATCTCGCCGGGCCCGCGCACGTGCGTTCGCACGGCGCGGGCTGGGTGAGGCTGATGAGCGCGGACGGCGCGATGCGGCCGATCGTGCAGGCGAGCGCGCACGCGCTCGATCGCGCCGGCTTGAACTGCGCGATCGACACGGGCGTGTGGGCGACGATCTGGGAGAAGGTCGGCTTCAACGCGGCGCTCAACACGCTGTGTGCGCTCACGCGCGGCACGGTCGACGCGCTCGGCGCGCGCGAGGACGGGCCGGCGCTCGCGCTTGCGATCGTCGCGGAGGTCGCGGCGGTGGCGCGCGCGAAGGGCATCGGCGTCGACGAGCGCCGGATGCGCGAGAACGTGCTGCACGCGATCCGCGAGCACCGCGGACATCGGCCGTCGATGCTGCAGGACGTGCTCGCGGGGCGGCGCACCGAGATCGACGCGATCAACGGCGCGGTGGTCGCGGCCGCGGGCGAGCTCGGCGTGGCGGTGCCGCATGTGCGGACGCTGTTGCAGCTCGTCAGGCTGATCGACGCGCAGGGCGGGTGA
- the dalD gene encoding D-arabinitol 4-dehydrogenase, protein MIYTKFGGREPAVRRHGMSSPSTAAPAILHIGVGSFHRAHQAWYLHRVNEASPAAERWSLVVGDIRDDLRASREALAAQHGVYTLETVTPQGERAYETIRSITRVLPWSMDLAALVDAGAAPACRIVSFTVTEGGYYLDEHDRLDVANPDLAADLQGARLTIYGALAALLAERAARGAGPLTLQSCDNLRNNGARFRAGMRAFLARRGLVELLAWFDANVACPSSMVDRITPRPTPDVRERVRAATGFDDACPVMGEAFIQWVIEDRFAAGRPAWEKAGAELVDDVHPYEEAKIRILNATHSCIAWAGTLAGHSYIHEGTRDAHIRRFAHAYVTDDVIPYLTPSPLDLARYRDVVLERFGNPHIRDTNQRVAADGFSKIPGFIAPTLAESIARGVEPVSTAVLPALFLRFLQRWAQGALPYAYQDGVMDARVARAIAGAADPVAALAGERPLWGALAGTPALERALRAGAARVDAWLASR, encoded by the coding sequence ATGATCTATACAAAATTCGGCGGGCGCGAGCCGGCCGTCAGGAGACACGGGATGAGCAGTCCGTCCACCGCCGCGCCGGCGATCTTGCACATCGGCGTCGGCTCGTTTCACCGCGCGCATCAGGCGTGGTATCTGCACCGCGTCAACGAAGCGTCGCCCGCCGCCGAGCGGTGGTCGCTCGTCGTCGGCGACATCCGCGACGATCTGCGCGCGAGCCGCGAGGCGCTCGCCGCGCAGCACGGCGTCTACACGCTCGAGACGGTCACGCCGCAAGGCGAGCGCGCCTACGAGACGATCCGCTCGATCACGCGCGTGCTGCCGTGGTCGATGGATCTGGCCGCGCTCGTCGACGCGGGCGCCGCGCCGGCGTGCCGGATCGTGTCGTTCACGGTGACGGAAGGCGGCTACTACCTCGACGAGCACGATCGGCTCGACGTGGCGAACCCCGATCTCGCGGCCGACTTGCAAGGCGCGCGCCTCACGATCTACGGCGCGCTCGCCGCGCTTCTCGCCGAACGGGCCGCGCGCGGCGCCGGCCCGCTCACGCTGCAGAGCTGCGACAACCTGCGCAACAACGGCGCGCGCTTTCGCGCCGGCATGCGCGCATTCCTCGCGCGGCGCGGCCTCGTCGAGCTGCTCGCGTGGTTCGATGCGAACGTCGCGTGCCCGAGCTCGATGGTCGACCGCATCACACCGCGCCCCACGCCCGACGTGCGCGAGCGCGTGCGCGCGGCCACCGGCTTCGACGACGCGTGCCCGGTGATGGGCGAGGCGTTCATCCAGTGGGTGATCGAGGATCGCTTCGCGGCCGGCCGGCCCGCGTGGGAGAAGGCGGGCGCGGAGCTCGTCGACGACGTCCATCCGTACGAGGAAGCGAAGATCCGGATCCTGAACGCGACGCACAGCTGCATCGCCTGGGCGGGCACGCTCGCGGGCCATTCATACATTCACGAAGGCACGCGCGACGCGCACATTCGCCGCTTCGCGCACGCGTACGTGACCGACGACGTGATCCCGTACCTCACGCCGAGCCCGCTCGACCTCGCGCGCTACCGCGACGTCGTGCTCGAGCGCTTCGGCAATCCGCACATCCGCGACACGAACCAGCGCGTGGCCGCCGACGGCTTCTCGAAGATTCCCGGCTTCATCGCGCCGACGCTCGCCGAATCGATCGCGCGCGGCGTCGAGCCGGTGTCGACCGCGGTGCTGCCCGCGCTCTTCCTGCGCTTCCTGCAGCGCTGGGCGCAAGGCGCGCTGCCGTACGCGTATCAGGACGGCGTGATGGACGCGCGCGTCGCGCGCGCGATCGCGGGCGCGGCCGACCCCGTCGCCGCGCTCGCCGGCGAACGCCCGCTCTGGGGCGCGCTCGCCGGCACGCCCGCGCTCGAGCGCGCGCTACGCGCGGGCGCCGCGCGCGTCGACGCATGGCTCGCGAGCCGCTGA
- a CDS encoding LysR family transcriptional regulator, whose product MTFDLRQLRAFTTIAASGSLGRAADALHVTQPALSRILKRLEEQIGAPLFERHSKGVQLTAIGEALLPHEAEHAREEIDALRGLAKGTIKVGAVGSIASFVLPVALGRVLDRWPNLRVVIVEGVWDRLVDALLTHEIDIALSTRVPDTDEVVAIAECRWDDVSHVVAAPDHPLRAAARAPLTLADTRAARWAIPPRGTAPFEQMRAAFDAHGLAPPDIAVETRSVTALKSLVAHAGFLSWMAEPMYRAERRARTIDTLAVEGVAATRTLTAFRRRHGILPGPAARLLEALALLTREPF is encoded by the coding sequence ATGACTTTCGACCTGCGCCAATTGCGCGCCTTCACGACGATCGCCGCGAGCGGCAGCCTCGGGCGCGCGGCCGACGCGCTGCACGTCACGCAGCCGGCGTTGAGCCGCATCCTGAAGCGGCTCGAGGAGCAGATCGGCGCGCCGCTCTTCGAGCGCCATTCGAAGGGCGTGCAACTGACCGCGATCGGCGAGGCGCTGCTGCCGCACGAGGCCGAGCACGCGCGCGAGGAAATCGACGCGCTGCGCGGGCTCGCGAAAGGCACGATCAAGGTGGGCGCGGTCGGCAGCATCGCGAGCTTCGTGCTGCCGGTGGCGCTCGGGCGCGTGCTCGACCGCTGGCCGAACCTGCGCGTCGTGATCGTCGAAGGCGTGTGGGACCGGCTCGTCGACGCGCTGCTCACGCACGAGATCGACATCGCGTTGAGCACGCGCGTGCCGGACACCGACGAAGTCGTCGCGATCGCCGAATGCCGGTGGGACGACGTGAGCCACGTCGTCGCCGCGCCCGACCATCCGCTGCGCGCCGCCGCGCGCGCGCCGCTCACGCTCGCCGACACGCGCGCCGCGCGCTGGGCGATCCCGCCGCGCGGCACCGCGCCGTTCGAGCAGATGCGCGCGGCGTTCGACGCGCACGGGCTCGCGCCGCCCGACATCGCGGTCGAGACCCGCTCGGTGACGGCGCTCAAGAGCCTTGTCGCGCACGCGGGCTTCCTGAGCTGGATGGCCGAGCCGATGTACCGGGCGGAACGCCGCGCGCGCACGATCGACACGCTCGCCGTCGAAGGCGTGGCCGCCACCCGCACGCTGACCGCGTTTCGCCGCCGCCACGGCATCCTGCCCGGGCCGGCCGCGCGGCTGCTCGAAGCGCTCGCGCTGCTGACCCGCGAGCCGTTCTGA
- the mdlC gene encoding benzoylformate decarboxylase, which translates to MTPPDLRADAPARAPYTVRDAVIDLLRRFGIRKVFGNPGSTELPMFRNFPDDFEYVLGLHEAVAVGMADGYAQASGNAAVVNLHSAAGVGNAMGVLFTAYRNKTPLVVTAGQQARSILPFEPFLASVQAAELPKPYVKWSIEPARAEDVPAAIARAYHVAMQEPRGPVFVSIPADDWDRPAEPMPARTVSSEVRPAPEALARLGDALDASERPAFVVGAAVARAGAWDDAVRLAERHRARVYAAPMSGRCSFPEDHPLFAGFLPPIRERIVEQLAGHDFILAFGAPVFTYHIEGFGPHVPAGAALHQLVDDPSVAAWTPVGDAVVGNLRLAARDLLARAAPRERPMPAPRAPRGRVGPGAPGERMPVAFALQTLADVRGSRDVVVEEAPSARPAMHEHLPFSSADTFYTMDSGGLGYGMPAALGIALGSPGRRVIALIGDGSSLYSIQALWSAVHLKLPVTFVILNNARYAALQDFAPVFGFRDGEPVQGTALPGLDFVSLARGFGCDGVRVSDAARLRDALEQALASPVPVVVDVDVA; encoded by the coding sequence ATGACGCCCCCCGATCTTCGCGCCGACGCGCCCGCGCGCGCGCCGTACACGGTGCGCGACGCCGTGATCGATCTGCTGCGCCGGTTCGGCATCCGCAAGGTATTCGGCAATCCGGGCTCGACCGAGCTGCCGATGTTCCGCAATTTCCCCGACGATTTCGAATACGTGCTCGGCCTGCACGAGGCGGTGGCCGTCGGGATGGCGGACGGCTACGCGCAGGCGAGCGGCAACGCCGCCGTCGTGAATCTGCACTCGGCGGCGGGCGTCGGCAACGCGATGGGCGTGCTGTTCACCGCGTACCGGAACAAGACGCCGCTCGTCGTCACGGCCGGCCAGCAGGCGCGCTCGATCCTGCCGTTCGAGCCGTTTCTCGCGTCGGTGCAGGCGGCCGAATTGCCGAAGCCGTACGTGAAATGGAGCATCGAGCCCGCGCGCGCCGAGGACGTGCCCGCCGCGATCGCGCGCGCGTATCATGTCGCGATGCAGGAGCCGCGCGGGCCCGTGTTCGTGTCGATTCCGGCCGACGACTGGGATCGACCCGCCGAGCCCATGCCCGCGCGCACGGTGAGCAGCGAAGTGCGGCCCGCGCCCGAGGCGCTCGCGCGGCTCGGCGACGCGCTCGACGCGAGCGAGCGCCCGGCGTTCGTGGTCGGCGCGGCGGTGGCGCGCGCGGGCGCGTGGGACGACGCGGTGCGGCTCGCCGAGCGGCACCGCGCGCGCGTGTACGCCGCGCCGATGTCGGGCCGTTGCAGCTTTCCCGAGGACCATCCGCTCTTCGCGGGCTTTCTGCCGCCGATCCGCGAGCGCATCGTCGAACAGCTCGCCGGCCACGATTTCATCCTCGCGTTCGGCGCGCCCGTCTTCACGTATCACATCGAGGGCTTCGGCCCGCACGTGCCCGCGGGCGCGGCGCTGCATCAGCTCGTCGACGATCCGTCGGTGGCCGCGTGGACGCCCGTGGGCGACGCGGTCGTCGGCAATCTGCGGCTCGCCGCGCGCGATCTGCTCGCGCGCGCCGCGCCGCGCGAGCGGCCGATGCCCGCGCCGCGCGCGCCGCGCGGGCGCGTCGGCCCGGGCGCGCCCGGCGAGCGGATGCCGGTGGCGTTCGCGTTGCAGACGCTCGCCGACGTGCGCGGCTCGCGCGACGTCGTCGTCGAGGAAGCGCCGAGCGCGCGGCCGGCCATGCACGAGCACCTGCCGTTCTCGAGCGCCGACACGTTCTACACGATGGACAGCGGCGGCCTCGGTTACGGGATGCCGGCCGCTCTCGGCATCGCGCTCGGCTCGCCGGGGCGGCGCGTGATCGCGCTGATCGGCGACGGCTCGAGCCTCTATTCGATTCAGGCGCTCTGGAGCGCCGTGCATCTGAAGCTGCCCGTCACGTTCGTGATCCTGAACAACGCGCGCTACGCGGCGCTGCAGGATTTCGCGCCCGTGTTCGGCTTTCGCGACGGCGAGCCGGTGCAGGGCACCGCGCTGCCCGGTCTCGATTTCGTGTCGCTCGCGCGCGGGTTCGGTTGCGACGGCGTGCGCGTGAGCGACGCGGCGCGCTTGCGCGACGCGCTCGAGCAGGCGCTCGCGTCGCCCGTGCCGGTCGTCGTCGACGTCGACGTCGCGTGA